A portion of the Bacillus thuringiensis genome contains these proteins:
- the panB gene encoding 3-methyl-2-oxobutanoate hydroxymethyltransferase produces the protein MKTKTVFLKMKEQGEPITMLTAYDYPSAKLAEEAEVDMILVGDSLGMVVLGYDSTVPVTVEDMIHHTKAVRRGAKETFIVTDMPFMSYHVSLQETMVNARRIVQESGAHALKVEGAGEVISTIQYLTNAGIPVVAHLGLTPQSVGVLGGYKVQGKDAESAKKLIEDAKKCEEAGAIALVLECVPMQLAELISEQLTIPTIGIGAGQKVDGQVLVYHDLISYGVNRVPKFVKQYTSVQEEIVRGISQYVTEVKTRQFPEEKHSFTMKEEECLALYGGKQ, from the coding sequence TTGAAAACAAAAACAGTTTTTTTGAAGATGAAAGAGCAAGGTGAGCCGATTACAATGCTAACGGCGTATGATTATCCATCTGCTAAATTAGCAGAAGAAGCTGAAGTTGATATGATTCTAGTTGGAGATTCTCTTGGAATGGTTGTACTCGGATACGATTCAACAGTACCTGTAACAGTAGAGGATATGATTCATCATACGAAAGCTGTACGCCGCGGAGCGAAAGAGACGTTTATTGTAACTGATATGCCATTTATGTCGTATCACGTATCGTTACAAGAAACGATGGTGAATGCACGCCGCATCGTTCAAGAGAGCGGGGCGCATGCACTGAAGGTAGAAGGTGCTGGAGAAGTTATATCAACAATTCAATATTTGACGAACGCAGGAATTCCTGTTGTAGCGCATTTAGGTTTAACCCCTCAATCTGTAGGAGTGTTGGGTGGATATAAAGTGCAAGGAAAAGATGCGGAGAGTGCTAAGAAATTAATAGAAGATGCAAAGAAATGTGAAGAAGCTGGTGCAATAGCGCTTGTGTTAGAATGTGTACCAATGCAGTTAGCAGAACTTATTTCAGAGCAACTAACAATACCGACAATTGGGATTGGTGCAGGACAAAAAGTAGATGGGCAAGTGCTTGTTTATCATGATCTTATCTCATACGGCGTGAATCGTGTTCCGAAATTTGTGAAGCAATATACGTCTGTTCAAGAGGAGATTGTGCGTGGGATTTCACAATACGTTACTGAAGTAAAGACAAGGCAATTTCCTGAAGAAAAACATTCGTTCACAATGAAAGAGGAAGAATGCTTAGCGTTATACGGAGGAAAACAATAA
- a CDS encoding cupredoxin domain-containing protein produces the protein MSMNRWLFRFSSLLVMIVWWMSLGSFHVFASVNVVTQPTDLTNVIEVELNDDYFNPNVITIPLEGSTTLLLKNKGKNEHTFTVKKLGIDVVVESGKEKNITVKPKNTGTYELICRYHLLKGMEGKVIVK, from the coding sequence ATGTCTATGAACAGGTGGTTATTTCGATTCAGCAGTTTGCTTGTAATGATTGTATGGTGGATGTCTTTAGGATCCTTTCATGTATTTGCCTCAGTTAATGTCGTAACACAACCTACCGATTTAACGAACGTGATTGAGGTTGAACTAAATGATGATTACTTTAATCCAAATGTCATCACGATTCCGCTTGAAGGATCAACAACATTACTATTGAAAAATAAAGGTAAAAACGAGCACACCTTTACAGTGAAAAAACTCGGCATTGACGTCGTAGTCGAGTCAGGAAAAGAAAAGAATATTACCGTGAAACCTAAAAATACTGGTACATATGAATTAATATGTCGATACCATCTCCTTAAAGGAATGGAAGGCAAAGTAATCGTCAAATAA
- the mgsA gene encoding methylglyoxal synthase, protein MKIALIAHDKKKNDMVSFAYAYKPIFEQHELFATGTTGLRIMEATGLVVTRYQSGPLGGDQEIGAMIAKNDLDMVIFFRDPLTAQPHEPDVNALLRLCDVYGIPLATNMASAEMLMHALERGDLDYRKLRK, encoded by the coding sequence ATGAAAATTGCCTTAATCGCACATGACAAAAAGAAAAATGATATGGTTTCGTTTGCATACGCATATAAACCAATTTTTGAACAACATGAATTATTTGCAACAGGAACGACAGGGCTTCGTATTATGGAAGCGACTGGATTAGTTGTAACAAGATATCAATCTGGCCCTCTTGGTGGAGATCAAGAAATTGGTGCAATGATTGCAAAAAACGATTTAGATATGGTGATTTTCTTCCGCGATCCATTAACAGCACAGCCGCATGAACCGGATGTGAATGCATTGCTTCGTTTATGTGATGTATATGGGATTCCACTTGCAACGAATATGGCAAGTGCTGAAATGTTAATGCATGCATTAGAGCGAGGAGATTTAGATTATCGTAAGTTAAGAAAATGA
- a CDS encoding CCA tRNA nucleotidyltransferase, translating into MERFKKASSIIETLKQQGHEAYFVGGSVRDLIIDRPIGDIDIATSALPEEVMAIFPRNVPVGLEHGTVIVVENGEPYEVTTFRTESEYEDFRRPSSVQFVRSLEEDLKRRDFTMNAIAMTEEGEMVDLFAGQEAIQQREIVTVGNAADRFQEDALRMMRGIRFVSTLGFSLETKTKQAIETYGHLLEHIAIERITVEFEKLLTGTYCVKGLKELVETKLFSHLPYLQMSEERLLKATQYKWDSFETDIDAWAFFLYCIGEEHPSVFLRQWKFSNKKIKDIVAVLLAIRTRKEKDWDTVLLYKTGIHIAEMAERVYEAMIESYDPTSVKRVQSMFHALPIQSRQEMNVTGNDLLNWANKKPGPWVADMLQKIEEAIVQGNVVNEKERIREWLQGCNLL; encoded by the coding sequence ATGGAAAGATTTAAAAAAGCTAGTTCTATTATTGAGACATTAAAGCAACAAGGACATGAGGCTTACTTTGTTGGTGGGAGCGTACGAGATCTTATTATCGATAGGCCGATTGGAGATATTGATATTGCGACATCTGCTTTACCAGAAGAAGTGATGGCTATATTCCCAAGAAATGTTCCTGTTGGTCTTGAGCATGGAACTGTAATTGTTGTAGAAAATGGTGAGCCTTATGAGGTAACTACTTTTCGAACAGAAAGCGAATATGAAGATTTTCGAAGACCTAGTAGTGTTCAGTTTGTTCGTTCATTAGAAGAGGATTTAAAACGTCGTGATTTCACGATGAATGCAATTGCTATGACAGAAGAAGGCGAAATGGTTGATTTATTTGCTGGGCAGGAAGCCATTCAACAGAGAGAAATTGTGACAGTTGGAAATGCTGCTGATCGTTTTCAAGAAGATGCCCTGCGAATGATGCGTGGTATTCGGTTTGTAAGCACGTTAGGTTTTTCATTAGAAACGAAAACGAAGCAAGCGATTGAAACGTATGGGCATTTGCTAGAACATATAGCAATTGAGCGCATTACAGTAGAGTTTGAGAAACTGTTAACTGGTACATATTGTGTGAAAGGTCTCAAAGAATTAGTAGAAACGAAGCTATTTTCTCATTTGCCATATTTACAAATGTCAGAAGAGAGACTGTTAAAAGCTACGCAGTATAAATGGGATTCTTTCGAAACGGATATTGACGCGTGGGCATTTTTCTTATATTGTATCGGAGAAGAACATCCATCTGTTTTTTTACGTCAATGGAAGTTTTCAAATAAAAAAATAAAAGATATTGTTGCAGTTTTATTGGCAATACGTACTAGAAAGGAGAAGGATTGGGATACAGTCCTTCTTTATAAAACGGGAATTCATATCGCTGAAATGGCAGAGAGAGTATATGAAGCGATGATTGAAAGCTATGACCCTACATCTGTTAAACGAGTACAATCAATGTTTCACGCATTGCCAATCCAGAGTCGTCAAGAAATGAATGTGACTGGTAATGATTTATTAAACTGGGCAAACAAAAAGCCTGGTCCGTGGGTTGCTGACATGCTTCAGAAAATCGAGGAAGCAATCGTACAAGGAAACGTAGTTAATGAGAAAGAGCGTATAAGGGAGTGGCTGCAAGGATGCAATCTACTATAA
- the bshA gene encoding N-acetyl-alpha-D-glucosaminyl L-malate synthase BshA: MKLKIGITCYPSVGGSGVVGTELGKQLAERGHEIHFITSGLPFRLNKVYPNIYFHEVTVSQYSVFQYPPYDLALASKMAEVAQRENLDILHVHYAIPHAICAYLAKQMIGERIKIVTTLHGTDITVLGSDPSLNNLIRFGIEQSDVVTAVSHSLINETHELVKPSKEIQTVYNFIDERVYFKRNMSQLKKEYGISESEKVLIHISNFRKVKRVQDVVEAFAKIVKEVDAKLLLVGDGPEFCTILQIVKNLHIEDRVLFLGKQDNVAELLAMSDLMLLLSEKESFGLVLLEAMACGVPCIGTRVGGIPEVIQHGETGYLCEVGDTTGVANQATQLLKDEELHRNMGERARESVYEQFRSEKIVSQYETIYYDVLRDDKNGKI; the protein is encoded by the coding sequence ATGAAATTAAAAATAGGTATTACATGTTATCCTTCTGTAGGTGGTTCTGGAGTTGTTGGAACAGAATTAGGAAAGCAATTGGCGGAACGCGGGCATGAAATTCACTTTATTACATCGGGTTTGCCATTCCGGTTAAATAAAGTATATCCAAACATATATTTTCATGAAGTAACGGTAAGCCAATACTCTGTATTTCAATATCCACCATACGATTTAGCGTTAGCAAGTAAGATGGCAGAGGTTGCACAAAGAGAAAACTTAGACATTTTACATGTGCATTACGCAATACCACATGCAATTTGTGCATATTTAGCAAAACAAATGATCGGAGAGCGTATTAAAATTGTTACAACCTTGCATGGAACAGATATTACTGTGTTAGGTTCCGACCCTTCGTTAAATAATTTAATTCGTTTTGGTATTGAGCAATCGGATGTTGTTACTGCTGTCTCGCATTCATTAATTAACGAAACGCATGAGCTTGTAAAACCAAGTAAAGAAATTCAAACGGTATATAACTTTATAGACGAACGCGTATATTTCAAGCGTAATATGTCTCAGTTAAAGAAAGAATACGGTATAAGTGAGAGTGAAAAAGTACTTATTCATATTTCGAATTTCCGTAAAGTGAAACGTGTGCAGGATGTTGTTGAGGCATTTGCTAAAATTGTTAAAGAAGTAGATGCGAAGTTACTTCTTGTTGGAGACGGACCAGAATTCTGTACGATTTTACAGATAGTGAAGAATTTACATATTGAAGATCGCGTTTTATTCCTAGGGAAGCAAGATAATGTTGCAGAACTACTTGCAATGAGTGATTTAATGTTGCTTCTATCAGAGAAGGAAAGTTTTGGTCTTGTTTTATTAGAAGCAATGGCGTGTGGTGTACCTTGTATCGGAACACGGGTTGGAGGTATTCCAGAGGTTATTCAACACGGGGAAACAGGATATTTGTGTGAAGTTGGCGATACAACAGGAGTGGCAAATCAAGCTACTCAGCTATTAAAGGACGAGGAACTTCACCGCAATATGGGAGAACGAGCAAGAGAAAGTGTTTATGAGCAATTTCGCTCAGAAAAAATTGTTTCACAATATGAAACGATTTACTATGACGTACTAAGGGATGACAAAAATGGAAAGATTTAA
- the bshB1 gene encoding bacillithiol biosynthesis deacetylase BshB1: MSGLHILAFGAHADDVEIGMAGTIAKYTKQGYEVGICDLTEADLSSNGTIELRKEEAEVAARIMGVKTRLNLAMPDRGLYMKEEYIREIVKVIRTYKPKLVFAPYYEDRHPDHANCAKLVEEAIFSAGIRKYMPELSPHRVESFYNYMINGFHKPNFCIDISEYLSIKVEALEAYESQFSTGSDGVKTPLTEGYVETVIAREKMFGKEVGVLYAEGFMSKKPVLLHADLLGGCK, translated from the coding sequence ATGAGTGGATTACATATATTAGCGTTTGGTGCTCATGCCGATGATGTTGAAATCGGCATGGCTGGTACCATCGCTAAATATACAAAGCAAGGGTATGAAGTAGGTATTTGTGATTTAACAGAAGCTGATCTTTCTTCCAATGGAACGATAGAGTTGAGAAAAGAAGAAGCAGAGGTCGCAGCTCGTATAATGGGAGTAAAAACGAGGCTGAATTTAGCGATGCCAGACCGTGGTTTGTATATGAAAGAAGAGTATATACGTGAAATTGTCAAGGTGATCCGTACATATAAACCAAAACTAGTTTTTGCGCCATACTATGAAGATCGCCATCCAGATCATGCAAATTGTGCAAAGCTTGTGGAAGAGGCTATTTTTTCAGCAGGAATCCGTAAATATATGCCGGAACTTTCACCACATCGTGTGGAGTCTTTTTATAATTATATGATTAATGGTTTTCATAAACCGAATTTTTGTATAGATATAAGTGAGTACCTCTCTATAAAGGTGGAAGCATTAGAAGCGTATGAAAGTCAGTTTTCAACAGGGAGTGATGGTGTTAAGACACCGTTAACAGAAGGTTACGTTGAAACTGTGATTGCTCGTGAGAAGATGTTTGGAAAAGAAGTTGGAGTCTTGTATGCCGAGGGATTTATGAGTAAGAAACCGGTTTTATTACATGCTGATTTATTAGGGGGATGTAAATGA
- a CDS encoding biotin--[acetyl-CoA-carboxylase] ligase, translating to MQSTIRKQLLQVFSEADGEFVSGQTISDKLGCSRTAVWKHMEDLRSEGYELEAVRRLGYRIASKPDKVTANEIQLGLQTKRIGRTVYFEETVESTQHIAAKLAYEGAEEGTIVVAEEQTAGRGRLSRKWYSPKGTGIWMSIILRPSIPVHHAPQLTLLAAVSVAQAIEKCTGVNVGIKWPNDILIQGKKAVGILTEMQADPDKINAVIMGIGINANQKQEHFDEEIQHIATSLAIESGKPIVRAELMQQIYLQLEKLYEEYLQNGFSVIKILWESYAVSIGKEITARTMRETITGLAKGITEDGVLLLEDHEGKVHHIHSADIEIK from the coding sequence ATGCAATCTACTATAAGAAAGCAGTTATTGCAAGTTTTTTCTGAAGCGGATGGCGAGTTTGTATCCGGCCAAACGATTAGTGATAAACTTGGTTGTTCAAGAACTGCCGTGTGGAAACATATGGAAGACCTCAGGAGTGAGGGATATGAACTTGAAGCTGTGCGTCGATTAGGTTACCGAATTGCAAGTAAGCCAGACAAAGTGACTGCTAATGAAATTCAGTTAGGGCTACAAACGAAGCGAATTGGTAGAACAGTGTATTTTGAAGAAACTGTTGAATCAACGCAGCACATTGCAGCAAAACTTGCTTATGAAGGTGCAGAAGAAGGAACTATCGTTGTAGCAGAAGAACAAACAGCGGGAAGAGGTCGTTTAAGCAGAAAATGGTATTCACCAAAAGGAACAGGAATTTGGATGAGTATTATTTTACGTCCATCAATCCCAGTTCATCATGCACCGCAACTTACTTTGTTAGCGGCTGTTAGTGTTGCACAGGCAATTGAAAAATGTACAGGTGTAAACGTGGGAATAAAATGGCCAAATGATATTTTAATTCAAGGTAAAAAGGCTGTAGGTATATTAACAGAAATGCAAGCGGATCCTGATAAAATTAATGCTGTTATTATGGGCATCGGTATTAATGCGAATCAAAAGCAAGAACATTTTGATGAAGAAATTCAGCACATTGCTACTTCATTAGCGATTGAATCAGGTAAGCCGATTGTTCGTGCAGAACTTATGCAACAAATCTATTTACAACTAGAAAAATTATATGAAGAGTATTTACAAAATGGTTTCTCTGTCATTAAAATCCTTTGGGAAAGTTACGCTGTGAGCATCGGGAAAGAAATTACTGCTCGAACGATGAGAGAGACGATTACGGGGTTAGCAAAAGGAATCACAGAGGATGGTGTATTACTTCTGGAGGATCATGAGGGGAAAGTACATCATATTCATTCTGCAGATATTGAAATTAAGTAA